In Candidatus Paceibacterota bacterium, a single window of DNA contains:
- a CDS encoding GIY-YIG nuclease family protein — protein sequence MNKYYVYIASNSRNTVLYTGITNNINRRMFEHKNKLVKGFTEKYNVDKLVYCEEFNSPGEAIAAEKKIKGWTRKKKIDLIKSANPEFMDLLV from the coding sequence ATGAATAAATACTATGTTTATATAGCTTCGAACAGCAGAAATACAGTTTTATATACCGGCATTACAAATAACATAAATCGAAGAATGTTCGAACATAAAAACAAATTAGTTAAAGGTTTTACAGAAAAATATAATGTTGATAAATTAGTGTATTGTGAAGAATTTAATTCTCCAGGAGAAGCAATTGCCGCCGAAAAGAAAATTAAAGGATGGACAAGAAAGAAAAAGATAGATCTGATTAAGAGCGCTAATCCCGAATTTATGGATTTATTGGTTTAA
- a CDS encoding ZIP family metal transporter has product MNEPIYAIIAVSAVSVISLIGIFTLFVNDKTLNSIIPTMVSFAAGSLLGAAFFDVLPEAVETGGTGVFSYVLIGMLIFFVLERYIHWHHCHDDECEKHYHPETYLNIIGDVFHNFIDGALIAAAFFSGIEIGIITTIAIMAHEIPQEIGEYAILIHGGMKRRKAIFFNFVSSLTAILGVLATFIFASSIKGSIPFILAIAGGGFVYIATADLIPEIHKERKSAKMIVQSLALFFGVLVIALVKEVFPG; this is encoded by the coding sequence ATGAATGAACCAATCTATGCGATCATAGCAGTTTCGGCGGTAAGCGTAATTTCGCTTATCGGAATTTTCACCTTGTTTGTCAATGACAAAACTTTGAATAGTATTATTCCTACAATGGTTTCCTTTGCCGCGGGATCGCTTCTCGGAGCCGCGTTTTTCGATGTCCTTCCCGAGGCGGTTGAAACCGGAGGAACGGGAGTGTTTTCATATGTGCTGATCGGAATGCTGATCTTTTTTGTTCTTGAGAGATATATACACTGGCATCATTGCCATGATGATGAATGTGAAAAACACTATCATCCGGAAACATATCTCAACATAATCGGCGACGTATTCCACAATTTCATTGATGGCGCGCTCATTGCGGCGGCATTCTTTTCCGGCATAGAGATCGGGATCATCACGACGATTGCCATTATGGCGCATGAAATTCCGCAGGAGATCGGAGAATATGCCATTCTGATACACGGTGGCATGAAGAGGAGAAAGGCGATATTTTTCAATTTTGTTTCATCCCTGACTGCAATTTTGGGAGTTCTGGCAACTTTTATTTTTGCTTCATCGATCAAGGGATCCATACCATTCATTCTTGCGATCGCAGGCGGAGGTTTTGTGTATATTGCGACTGCAGACCTTATCCCCGAGATCCACAAAGAGAGAAAAAGCGCAAAGATGATCGTGCAATCCCTGGCGCTGTTCTTCGGCGTTCTGGTGATCGCTCTTGTGAAAGAGGTGTTTCCGGGATAA